A DNA window from Malus domestica chromosome 12, GDT2T_hap1 contains the following coding sequences:
- the LOC103430766 gene encoding uncharacterized protein, with the protein MVEKDGSAKGIVFSQFTSFLDISRHICVVSGADVQLHKKGGQECEWRWVSRFNSPPKTESSCVKREGKEGLAFGRRRLSCCCYCYPSPSFYHFSFWVLSDLSCCLSIIKVRK; encoded by the exons ATGGTTGAAAAGGATGGATCTGCAAAGGGAATTGTGTTCAGCCAGTTCACATCGTTCTTGGATATTTCAAG GCATATTTGCGTCGTTAGCGGCGCTGATGTTCAATTGCATAAAAAAGGTGGACAAGAATGCGAGTGGAG ATGGGTTTCTCGATTTAATTCTCCACCCAAGACAGAGAGTTCGTGTGTAAAGAGAGAAGGCAAAGAGGGTCTGGCATTTGGGCGGCGACGATTGAGTTGCTGCTGCTACTGCTACCCTTCTCCTTCTTTCTATCATTTTAGCTTCTGGGTACTTTCGGAT TTGAGTTGCTGCTTGAGTATCATTAAAGTAAGAAAATAG
- the LOC103413758 gene encoding protein SLOW GREEN 1, chloroplastic-like, translating into MESLAKLHLRHQPLTLSLNPHCSSFPKPLSSFRPLCQSPTFNFTTLTIRASSSSLPPPSSAHPPHQNPPNPKPTSSFKTLAPLAAPIIKATCAAIAAAAFFFMRFNHRTAMAATAVAPSTVEPVEQESPADSVSYEEKERVLEEQLSQNPDDVEALRNLMEVRIKSNKLAEAIQVLERLIELEPEDFEWQLLKANVHSYMGEVDLANSEFEDILSKNPFKVEAFHGLVMSASQSPEKLKSVMKRVEEAMVKCKKDGNMSDVRDFKLLVAQIRVMESKYSDALKLYQELVREEPRDFRPYLCQGIIYTMLRKTNEAEKQFEKFRKLVPKNHPYKEYFDDNMFATKLFGQKMERETAASNV; encoded by the coding sequence ATGGAGTCTCTCGCCAAACTTCACCTCCGCCACCAACCCCTCACCCTCTCGCTCAATCCCCACTGTTCCTCGTTCCCAAAACCCCTTTCTTCCTTCAGACCTCTGTGCCAATCGCCGACCTTCAACTTCACCACCCTCACTATCAGAGCCTCATCCTCATCGCTTCCGCCACCGTCCTCCGCCCACCCACCTCACCAAAACcccccaaaccctaaacccactTCCTCTTTCAAAACCCTGGCCCCTCTCGCCGCCCCTATCATCAAGGCGACCTGCGCCGCCATTGCTGCCGCCGCATTCTTCTTCATGAGGTTCAATCACCGAACCGCTATGGCCGCCACCGCAGTCGCACCTTCCACGGTGGAGCCAGTGGAACAAGAATCTCCCGCTGACAGCGTTTCGTatgaagagaaagaaagggTACTTGAAGAGCAATTGTCACAGAACCCAGACGATGTCGAAGCTCTGAGGAATTTAATGGAGGTCAGGATCAAATCCAACAAGCTGGCCGAAGCGATTCAGGTGCTGGAGCGCTTGATCGAGCTGGAACCCGAAGACTTTGAGTGGCAATTGCTGAAGGCCAATGTTCATAGCTACATGGGTGAGGTAGATCTCGCTAACTCCGAGTTTGAGGACATTTTGTCGAAAAACCCTTTCAAAGTTGAGGCCTTTCATGGCCTTGTAATGTCCGCTTCGCAATCACCTGAGAAATTGAAGAGTGTGATGAAGAGGGTGGAGGAGGCAATGGTGAAGTGTAAGAAGGATGGGAATATGTCGGATGTGAGGGATTTTAAGCTGTTAGTTGCGCAAATTCGCGTGATGGAGTCGAAGTATTCGGATGCTTTGAAGCTTTATCAAGAGCTTGTGAGGGAAGAACCAAGAGACTTCAGGCCTTATCTGTGTCAAGGAATAATTTATACAATGTTGAGGAAGACTAATGAGGCTGAGAAACAGTTTGAAAAGTTCAGGAAGCTTGTTCCAAAGAACCACCCTTATAAAGAGTATTTCGATGACAATATGTTTGCGACAAAGCTTTTTGGGCAGAAGATGGAGAGGGAAACAGCAGCGTCGAACGTCTGA
- the LOC103413757 gene encoding probable LRR receptor-like serine/threonine-protein kinase At3g47570, with amino-acid sequence MESSHCHGRPILSKFLHMLVLISCLSAGLAITDFGNETDGLALLDLKRRITKDPLRIMSSWNDSVDFCSWIGVTCHHSTKRVMILDLEAQELVGSLPHSIGNLTYLTGINLRHNHFRGEILQEMGRLRSLQYLNMSYNSFVGKIPTNISYCTQLKMLDVSSNMIIGSIPDQLSSLLNLTHLWVYGNNLTGTIPSWIGNFSSLNTLYLDTNNFQGSIPNEFGRLTSLGKFVLGLNNLSGIVPSSIYNISSIYIFDVTQNQLHGELPPNVGITLPNLEQFYISLNKFTGAFPLSLANASRLQSLDFSLNGLTGTHLGAASP; translated from the coding sequence ATGGAGAGTTCACATTGTCATGGTAGGCCCATTTTGAGTAAATTCCTTCATATGCTCGTTCTGATTTCGTGCTTGAGTGCAGGTCTGGCGATCActgattttggaaatgaaactGACGGCCTGGCCCTGCTCGACTTGAAGAGAAGGATAACAAAAGATCCTCTCCGAATCATGAGCTCGTGGAATGATTCCGTCGATTTTTGCAGTTGGATTGGTGTCACGTGCCATCATTCCACCAAAAGAGTCATGATTTTGGACCTCGAAGCTCAAGAATTGGTAGGTTCCTTACCACACTCTATAGGCAATCTTACTTATCTTACCGGAATCAACTTGAGACACAACCACTTTCGTGGTGAAATTCTTCAAGAAATGGGGCGTCTCCGAAGCCTGCAGTATCTCAACATGTCTTACAATTCCTTTGTCGGGAAAATTCCAACTAATATATCTTATTGCACACAACTAAAGATGCTTGATGTTAGTTCCAATATGATTATTGGGTCGATTCCTGACCAACTAAGTTCGTTGTTGAATTTAACTCATCTATGGGTTTATGGTAACAATCTTACTGGAACCATCCCAAGTTGGATAGGaaatttttcttctttgaatacTCTTTATCTTGACACCAACAACTTTCAAGGAAGCATACCCAACGAGTTCGGACGTCTAACTAGCTTGGGAAAATTCGTGCTTGGGTTGAATAATCTATCTGGTATTGTCCCTTCTTCCATATATAATATTTCCTCCATATACATTTTCGATGTTACTCAGAACCAGCTGCATGGAGAGCTACCACCAAATGTCGGGATTACTCTTCCTAATCTCGAACAATTTTACATTTCTCTTAATAAATTTACTGGAGCATTTCCTTTGTCATTGGCCAATGCTTCTAGACTTCAGAGTcttgatttttctttaaatGGTCTCACCGGGACacacttgggagcagcctctccataa